In Aphelocoma coerulescens isolate FSJ_1873_10779 chromosome 25, UR_Acoe_1.0, whole genome shotgun sequence, a genomic segment contains:
- the SDHC gene encoding succinate dehydrogenase cytochrome b560 subunit, mitochondrial isoform X1, producing the protein MAALALRALGRRCLLTPLGPGPALRHVIPMGTTAREEMRRFWEKNSRSNRPLSPHVTIYKWSLPMAMSITHRGTGVALSLGVSLFSLLSHVYPCFPYPRSIPVSHPIPDLSVFPCYPRSIPVFPYPRSIPVFPAIPYLSLFPIPSQIYPCVFPAIPYLSLFPILSQVYPCFPCSDPCYPMSIPVFPSPPRCIPVFHAIPYLSLFPIPSQVYPCFSRSHIYPCFPSHPRCIPVFPALIPAIPSLSLFPIPSQVFPCFSRSHIYPCFPCYPRSIPVFPCYPMSIPVFPFPPRSIPVFSLLSHIYPCFPSHPRSIPVFPDPISIPVSHPRCIPVFPALIPAIPCLSLFSHPIPGVSLFSMLSHVYPCFPSHPRCIPVFHAIPYLSLFPIPSQVCPCFPLSHIYPCFPSHPRCIPVFPALIPAIPYLSLFSHPIPGVSLFSLL; encoded by the exons ATGGCGGCGCTGGCGCTGAG ggCTTTGGGGCGGCGCTGCCTCCTGACCCcgctggggcccggccccgccctgcGCCa TGTGATCCCGATGGGAACGACGGCCCGGGAGGAGATGAGGCGTTTTTGGGAGAAGAATTCCCGCTCCAACCGACCCCTGTCCCCTCATGTCACCATCTACAA GTGGTCGCTGCCCATGGCCATGTCCATCACCCACCGCGGCACCGGCGTCGCCCTCAGCCTCG gtgtgtccctgttttccctgctATCCCATGTCTATCCCTGTTTTCCCTATCCCAGGTCTATCCCtgtttcccatcccatcccagatcTATCCGTTTTTCCATGCTATCCCAGGtctatccctgttttcccctATCCCAGATCtatccctgttttccctgcTATCCCATATCTATCCCtgtttcccatcccatcccagatcTATCCCTGTGTTTTCCCTGCTATCCCATATCTATCCCTGTTTCCCATCCTGTCCCAGGTGtatccctgttttccctgcTCTGATCCATGCTATCCCATGtctatccctgttttcccatcccctcccaggtGTATCCCTGTTTTCCATGCTATCCCATATCTATCCCTGTTTCCCATCCCGTCCCAGGTCTATCCCTGTTTTTCCCGATCCCATATCTATCCCtgtttcccatcccatcccaggtgtatccctgttttccctgcTCTGATCCCTGCTATCCCATCTCTATCCCTgtttcccatcccctcccaggtgtttccctgtttttcccgaTCCCATATCTATCCCTGTTTTCCATGCTATCCCAGATCTATCCCTGTTTTTCCATGCTATCCCATGtctatccctgttttcccattccctcccaGATCTATCCCTGTGTTTTCCCTGCTATCCCATATCTATCCCtgtttcccatcccatcccaggtcTATCCCTGTTTTTCCCGATCCCATATCTATCCCTGTTTCCCATCCCAGGTGtatccctgttttccctgcTCTGATCCCTGCTATCCCATGtctatccctgttttcccatcccatcccaggtgtATCCCTGTTTTCCATGCTATCCCATGTCTATCCCtgtttcccatcccatcccaggtgtATCCCTGTTTTCCATGCTATCCCATATCTATCCCTGTTTCCCATCccgtcccaggtgtgtccctgttttcccctaTCCCATATCTATCCCtgtttcccatcccatcccaggtgtatccctgttttccctgcTCTGATCCCTGCTATCCCATAtctatccctgttttcccatcccatcccaggtgtatccctgttttccctgcTCTGA
- the SDHC gene encoding succinate dehydrogenase cytochrome b560 subunit, mitochondrial isoform X2, with translation MAALALRALGRRCLLTPLGPGPALRHVIPMGTTAREEMRRFWEKNSRSNRPLSPHVTIYKWSLPMAMSITHRGTGVALSLGVSLFSVAALLLPEPFPHYVAQLRALGPAPPLLFLAKFSLAAPFCYHGWNGIRHLAWDLGKGLRLPQVTQSGLLVLALTLLSSAALASL, from the exons ATGGCGGCGCTGGCGCTGAG ggCTTTGGGGCGGCGCTGCCTCCTGACCCcgctggggcccggccccgccctgcGCCa TGTGATCCCGATGGGAACGACGGCCCGGGAGGAGATGAGGCGTTTTTGGGAGAAGAATTCCCGCTCCAACCGACCCCTGTCCCCTCATGTCACCATCTACAA GTGGTCGCTGCCCATGGCCATGTCCATCACCCACCGCGGCACCGGCGTCGCCCTCAGCCTCG gtgtgtccctgttTTCCGTGGCGGCGCTGCTGCTCCCGGAGCCCTTTCCCCATTACGTGGCTCAGCTGCGGGCGCTGGGCCCGGCTCCGCCCCTGCTCTTCCTGGCCAAGTTCTCGCTGGCCGCTCCCTTCTGCTACCACGGCTGGAACGGGATCCGGCACCTG GCCTGGGATCTCGGGAAGGGGCTACGGCTGCCGCAGGTGACCCAGTcagggctgctggtgctggccCTGACCCTGCTCTCCTCCGCCGCCTTGGCCTCCCTGTGA